The sequence below is a genomic window from Ignavibacteriota bacterium.
TGGGAAACTCTGCGTGATGTTCTTGATGAATATATGCCTCTTTATGACAGATTCAAGAAGTTTTTCAATTACCTGAATACCGGCTACAAAGGAAAGAATTATGAAGTATTTGCATATAACGGCGGGCTTTTTGAACCTGATGAAATTCTCGACAATATAACAATTGATGACAATATTCTTTATGAGCATACTTTAAAGCTCACTCAATACGATTTTGACACCGAAGTTGATGTTAATATTCTTGGGCATATTTTTGAGCATTCTTTAAGTGAAATTGAAAATGTGCAGGCAGAAATCAGAGGTGAAAAAGTTGAAACTCAGAAATCAAAACGCAAAAAAGATGGGATTTTTTACACGCCCAAATACATTACAAAATATATAGTTGAGAATACTGTTGGTAAACTTTGTTTGGAGAAAAGAGAAGAAATTGGTATCATAGATGAGGAATATGCAAAGGGTAGAAAAAACCGTAAAAGAGAAACAATTCTCGAACTCGATAAGAAGGTCACTGATTACCGGAACTGGCTTTTGAATATAACCATACTCGACCCTGCGTGTGGCTCCGGTGCATTTCTGAATCAGGCACTTGATTTTTTAATTTACGAACATCAGAAAATAGATAATCTTCGAGCTGCATTATTTGAAGAGGGATTAGTTTTTGCAGATATAACCAACGACATTCTTGAAAATAATATTTATGGCGTTGATATAAATGAAGAATCCGTCGAAATCGCCAAGCTATCATTATGGCTTCGTACCGCACAGGTAGGAAGAAAGCTGAACTCATTAAGCAAAAATATAAAGTGTGGTAATTCATTAATTGATGACCCCGCAGTTGCCGGAGATAAAGCATTCAACTGGGAAAAGGAATTTCCTGTGCAGATGAGTGCCGGAGGTTTCGATGTAGTTATTGGCAATCCACCGTATGTTCGGGCTGATACAGATGATGCAGAATTTATTAAGCAAAGGGAATGGTTGACTAATAATTATGAAACTCTTTATGAAAAATGGGATTTGATGACTGCATTTTTTGAAAAGAGTTTGAAATTATTGAAAGATAATGGAAGTTTTGGTTTCATTGCTTCAAATTCAATTACTACATCTAAATTTGCTTTTAGATTACAGGATTGGATTATTAATAATTTCAAAATCAGAAGTATTGATTATTATGATGATTTTGTAGTTTTCCAAAATGTCGGAGTTGTTCCAATTACAATTATTGTTGATAAAGATTATTCTAACAAAAATGGAATCATAGAAAAGTTTTATCGGAAATCTGAATTTGAAAATTATCAAATTAAGAAAATTGACTTATCAAAACTTGAAAGTCATAATATTGAAGAATTGCGTTCTCAAATCTTTAAAAAGGAATTTTCTAAATCATTAATAAATGTAAAAAATGAATTGCTTGGTAATATTTGTTATATTAGTGTTGGTATGGTAATTAATGCTGATGAAATAAAGTCAAAAGGTGAATTTAGTAAAGATGATTTAATATCTGAGTTTCAAGATGAAATTCATTCAAGAATGTATGTTGAAGGAAAAAATATTAAAAGATACAAAATTGATGAATATAAATTTCTTGAATGGAATACAGATAGAGTACCTAATAAACTTAGACGCCCTACATTTCCAGAATTGTATCAGGGTGATAAAATATTAAGAGGTAGAGTAACAGAAGGTTTATTTGATAACACAGGTATTATTTGTAATGATTCAATTGTAGTATTTAAAAAATATCTCGATTTAGAGGGTATAAATAATTTAAGTATAAATAATTCAATAACAAAAAATGGAAATAGAAAGCGAAATGAACTTGAAGAAATTTCAAAACAATATGATTTGAAATATCTATTAGCAATAATAAATTCTAAATTCGCTTTAAAATATTTGAATAATATTAGAAAGCACCGTTTGGAAAATTATTTCTATCCTGATGATTTCAGAAAATTACCTATCCCAAACATCTCTCCTGAAGCACAACTCCCATTCATAGAGCTTGCCGATATTATGCTTGAGAAAAATAAGGAACTGAAAGAAAAAGAAAATAAATTCCTTGAATTGCTCAAAGCCGAATTTAATATTCAAAAACTTAGCACCAAGATTGAAAACTGGTCGAAACATACCTGGTCAGATTTTGAGCAAGAACTCAAGAAAGCCAAAATAACTTTATCCGGCGAGAAAAAAGAAGACTGGTTTGAGCGTTTCAACCGCTACAAATCACAAACAGATGAACTAAAATCCATAATTGACATGACAGACCGGAAAATTGACCAGCTCGTCTATCAGCTTTACGAACTGACAGAAGAAGAAATTAATATTGTGGAAGGGGAGTAGGGTGATATAGCCAATTCTGAAAAATTAAAGTTAGTCGGGTTGATTAATTAAATTGCAATATTCTTTTAGTGTTTTAGTTAAACCGATTGACTCTTTAATATTTAGCTCTGTGCCTCTATTTATTTTTTGACGAATAGTATTAGAGTTCAGCCCTGATTTTTTAGTCAGGGCTTCTATATTTACAATTTCACTTATTCTTTTTAATATTTCTATAGTAATCATATAACAAAAATAATATAATTTTTTGAGAATATAAATAATAATATTACTTTTGTAATATTATTATTACATTTGTAATATTATTATTACACCAATTAAATTATCATTTTATGAATAACATTAAATTTATAGCTAAACACATCAATTATGATAGCGATAAAATTGTAGATTGTGATGCCGTCTGTGCTTTCACAGGTGAAAAAATCACTAAAGGTATTAAGAAAAAAGTTGCTCTTTCGGGTAACTTTACAGATTTTGAATATCTGAAGTTTGAAAGTGATTACATCTCCGTAGATGCTTTTAAATGTCTTGGCGAAATGATACAAACAGAAAAAAAACTTAATTCATTACGTAATTTTTCATATTTTGTATCAGAAACAGAGTTGAAAATCTTAAAAAAAGACGAAATATGGGATATAATTATTAATACCCCTAATGCACCTTTCATTTTAGCTTACACATTCAGCTCTAAAAAACATACAACTTTTAAGAGCAAAATCACTACTGACAAGAATAAAATACAAATTATAACTGACACTTACGGAAATGTTGAAATAGATAAAATTCTGTTAAAAGATGTTATTGGAATAGTACAAAATTGGTACTCCGGGACGGCTGATATGCCTGCTATTGCAACATTTTTTACTAAAGATGAAATTTTGACGGGAAGTGATAATTTCAAAAAAATTACAACCTACGGTATTGAAAAATTTAGTCAAGAAGATAAAATATTAGCGAAATTCAGGAATACTCCGCAATTGTTTTTGTTAACAAGACTGGTGAACAAATGCGTATTAAAATAGATTTTGAAACATCAGGGGTGATGGATGTCCCTTACAGGCAATTCGAGAACCTGCAGGGGCTTGTTATGTCGTTATTATCGAAATATGATAATATAAATTGGCTACATAACGAAGGCACAAGGGAAAAAAGGGTTTATAAACCGCTCTGTTATTCACATTTTATTGGAAATCGTAAAGCTCTAAAGCACAATTGGAGATATTTTGGCAATTTCAGTTTGTACATTTCATCCCCTATGCCGGCTATAATATTTTCAATCGAGAAATTATTGAAAGAAAGGTCATATTTCAGATTTTGCAATAAAACAATAGTATCTATTAATTATGAAATTATTGATACAGAGAATGTAAAATCACATACATTTTCCACGCTTTCACCTATTGTTTGTTCAACGCCGATTACACTTACATCAGGTAAAATCTATCAAAAATTTTTAGATGCTTTTGATATAGATTTTAGCAGAATTTTGCAAGATAATTTAAAAAATAAAGCAAAAGCATTTTACAATTTAGAACTTAACGGTAAATTTGAGATAATTCCTGAGTTCGACAAATCGGAAGTGATCAGTAAATTTCATCTTTATAATTATAAAAATTCAGTCATTAAAGCGATGTCTGGGCGTTATAAAATTAACGCTGATTCTAATTACTTATATGTAGCAAATAATTGCGGGCTTGGGAGTCGTAACGCTCTTGGGTTCGGTTTAATCAATATAATAGGAGATAATTCTAATGCAGAAAATTAATTATACTTTCAAAGCTCTGAGCCCGCTTTATACCGGTGCCGGCTCTGTTTTAGGTATCAAATCAGAACTTCGTAAACAGAAAGTGAAAATTCAGAATAGCGAAGTTATCAACTCAAAATTTGCAAGTGAAAAAGACCGGCAACTTGCAATGACTGATATACTAAGTATTCTTTACACTCAAATCAGTCCTGATTACAGACTGAAAAGGCAACAGGATATTTGGAAAGAATTTAAGTCAGCTCTTATTAGCAGTTGCGGGTCAAAGTCTATATCAAGTTTCTTGACGAGATACGCTGAACGATTCGGTATAGGGCATTATGATATAATATTATCAAAATATCTCGATTTGTTTTCCGACGCCGAATTTTTGCAATATTTACCTGAAAATGCAGATTATTTGATTATGCAAATGAGGATTACACGGGAAGATAAAAATAGTAATTATAAACGGATTAAAGAGATTGATAAGCAATGCAAATCTTTAGTCGAGCTCTTAGACAAAGAAAGTAACAATATGTTTTTTGACGATACAGAAGCAAAACAACAATTAAACGAACTTTGGGCAGAACAAAAGCAACTCGAATTAAGCAAATCAGGGTTTGTTTTTGACATAGAAAATTATAAACAATCCGAGAGTAGTTTAACTTTTAAAAAAGATTTTGAGAATGTCCCCGTTTTTTCTGGCAATTCAATTGCAGGCATAATGCGGAGACTGACGATGGCTGATTATTTGAACAAATTAGAAGTTGATAGTCTGTTCGATTTTACTTATCATACACTTTTTACGGGTGGTACTTTAACTGAAAAGGTATCAGAAGAATTTGTAATCAAATTAGCAGAATTTCAGGAAAATATTCAGGAAAAACTTAGGTTAACTTTACAAAAGAAATCAGAAATAGAAGGTAGCAACGAAGAAATTGTGCCTGAAAAAATCGAGAAACTTGCTTATTACTGCCCACCTTTACGGCTATTCGGTTCTGCAACAAAGGGTGGTATGATTGAATCAGAAATGATTGTCAGTAATGCACGATTGAAGTGTGCGGAGAATGGAAATGGTGATTCAACTCTATACAGTCTTATTCAGGATATATTTTATACCCGGAAAGATTCTGAAAAAACAGAGCGGAATTTTGAGGTATTAGACACTTCAGAAGAAACACATCAGATGAAATATATTATGGAAACGTTGATTGAGGGTTCTGAATTTGAGCACGATTTTGTGTTGAGAAGTCAAAATCAGTATATTTATGATTGTTTCCACGCAACATTAAAATTATTTACAGAATACCATAGAATTGGTGGAAAATCGGCACGCGGACTTGGCAATATTGATTTAACAGACTTAAATGAACAAATAGACTACGACGCAGTAGTACGATATTATGCACACCTTGAAACTAATAAAAATGAAATCAGGGAGTTTTTAGGTGTTTGATAATCGTATAAAACAAATATTTGATACAATTAATAAATCTTTTGAAACAATAAATAAACCCTATTTATCAATAAGCTGGGGTAAAGATTCGATATTATTGCTCTATTTTGTAAGGCAAGTAAACCCTAAAGTGAAATGTGTTTATTTAAATTCAGGATATGCCCTACCAGACACTTACGAAGTAAGGGATAGATTGCTACAAGAGTGGGATATGAATTATAGCGAGATAAAATCAGATTATTTCGCTATAAAGGACTTTAAACCACCAGACCAAAGGACTAAACAAGAACAAAAAAAATATGTTGATATATTAAAAAAAATTCCTTTTGATAAATTTGCTAAAGAAAATGGATATGACGGGAATTTCTGGGGTATCAGGGCTTGTGAATCTATTGGTCGTAAACATTTAATAAAAACGAATGGTTTATTGTTCAAAAGTTCAAATGGATTATATCGTAGCTCCCCAATCGGATGGGTAACAAACGAGGAATTGTGGTATTTTTATGATAAATTTAATATACCAATGAATCTAATTTATACAAAGACTAAATTTATCAATAAAGACCAAATAAGAAATACTGGATGGCTAAGCACTGATGGAGAAGATAGAGGGCGTATAATATGGTTGCGTCATTATTACCCGCAACAATATAAAAAATTAATAACTATGTACCCATACTTAAGAGGAATAACATGAGATACCAAATAACCTTTAAAATGAAGTCGCCGATTATCGTTTATGAACCGATAATGTTTGACAGTTTATTGTTGTATGCTTATATTAAAGATAAATTAGGTTACGTACCGCAGTTACTGGAAATTGATGACGGAAGTGATGTTGAGTTACCTGAAACTCTTTTAAATAAGCACGAAAGCGGGGTTTATTTATCGTCAATTATGCAGTCTGACGACGAACCTTTACTTGATTTAAGCAACTTTACTAAGCATTTTCATAAAAGAAATATTGATTTAGTTGAGAATAAAAAGTTGAAAATTCTAACAAGCAAAGGGCAGTATAAGAGCTATAATTTACCTTATGAAACTAAGAATTACGAATCAGTATATTTCGTTATTGATACTGAAAATATTAATGAAGTAATAGAATTATTGAGTAAACACATTTATAGTTTAGGTAAAAAACGTAATCGTGGGTATGGATTAATTGACAATATCTCTTATGAAATGACGGATAAAGCAATATTACGTCCTGCCCCTGACGATAACGGTGATTTGTATTTGCCGATAAAACCACCTTATTGGCGGATAAATGCTTTAATTACTCAAAAATTGGTAGAAATATAAGGGGCTAAGACGCCCCTTTTTTCCTAAGCGGATAGATGTATTTAAGTTCTCAATTCTAATATAGTTCGATTAAGATTTAATGATTATAGTGAAAATTAGATTACAAAGTAAACAATAAGTCTCTTTTCATTTAATTATTCCTTCTTTATTTAACAAACTTAATTAATCCGTTCTCAGTTCTTACGAAGTACACACCTTTGGGCAGGACCGAGACATATGTTAATTGAAAATATCATTCCTCATTTTTTCATAATCGTAATTAGCTCTTATCCAACAATTACAACCAATATGATGAGGTAAAATTGGAATATGTTTAACAGGATATTCTCTTTCCCCCTCTGATTCGCAACACGGACAATTGTTATTATTTGAGGAATTGAACAAGTTAAATGATTTAACATTATTCAAATCTTGAATAGAATTAAAATGATTAACACAAGTATTGAATGTATTTATTACTAATTCAGCTTCTTCTTTATGATATTGCCAAGTCATAGAAATAACAGATAAATCAATATCAGAATATTTTTCCGGTAGAGGTTTGATTTTAAACAACTCTCTAAAGGAAACAAACCTATTTATTCTTTCCATAGCTTTGTTATTATTGAGAATAAAGTCAACAGCTTGAGCTTTCCTTTTATACTCCTTGTCGGTGTTCTGTGCGATGCTATTTAGTTGTTTCAGTGTTAGATTGATTAGAATTTCTTCCAATGGAATATCTTCACCTTTTATCGCTAATCCATTACTAACTAAATTCTCGAAACTGGTTCTATAATCTGTACCTGATTCAGCAACAAAAATCTTGTCCATTTTATCACAATTCCAAAGATAGAAATCAATTGTTTCAAATCCATAATCTTCAATTAAATCATCATCTAATGTGATATCATTTGGTTCATAATTAAAGAGAATGTCAAGATTACAATCTGGTCTGATGTGTAGTTGTTGAACTGCTCTCATCTTGAATTCTTTAAAAAGGTCATCTCTGTCTCTTTCCCCTAATAATTCCCATTCTCTGGAAAGCATAACTTCCTTTTCTATATTCTCTAGATATAATGCTTTATATTTTCTTTTATAATCTTCTATTTCCTTAATTTTTATATTTTTGGCAGCAAAAAGATGTATTAATTTTCTTCTTTTTTCTCCGAAATAAATTGACTTATTTTCAAGAATTTCTTTTACTGATAAAGCAATGTTTTTTTCAGGGTGTAAAACAGTAATTGAAAATGAAGCACCACTATTTACAACCCAACCGTTTATTGAATCCCCAGTTAATTCTCCAAATGTATTATCGTTAATTATTTCAAAATTACTATTAGTTGTAGTTCTGATTGTTATTTCTATTGATTCTTTTAGAGCCTCTTTAATCTGACTTGTTAATACATCCTCTTTAACAGTATCATCATTAGAAATATTGGAAATATTTTCATTTGCTTTTATATTAACCGGATTCACTTTCTTGTTACTCTTTTTTATAAGTTTAATTATGCCGTATATTATTAGTGCTGGCATTCCAAATAAAAGTAGAATTCCTATTACGATATCCATAAATCACCTGTAAATTAATTTAAAAAATCTTAATATTAAAACCAAACATTAAATCAAAAATAGTACTTTTGAAATCATAAGTATAAATTGAGCTGGATATAGTTATACCAACTAAATCAGATTTTGGATAATCTATTCCGAGTGACAATCTACCGGATAAATCATCAGAGTCATAAGAAATAACTTTACCTAATCCAAGAGCGATATATATTCCGGATTGCTCAAAAAGATAATTCTTAACTGATATAAGCAAACACTCTACATTCATATTCAGATTGTCAGATTTACCAACCGGAATACTACGGAGTAGCAGTGAATTATGGAAATAATCTATGGAAATATTTAATATACTATCTATTAAAACTGTTTCAATATTTGCAGATAAAGCTTGACCGGAAATGTCTGCAGAACTTTCTTGGAAGTTGTTAAGAAGTCCAATATTCCCGCCAATGTAAACCTGAGAACTCAAGTTTATAGCGATAAAAAATATAGCGAGTGTGGACAGCAAATATTTCATCAGACATCTTTTATTACTTTCCAAACAATACCAACAATAATACAGGTATCTTCTTCATATACCCTTATTGGTTCGTAGTCCTGATTAATTGATGTCAGATGTAAGCAAACAGCCCCCGGGTCAAATAACTTGACCATTAAGTTATCATTAAGCACAACGGCAACTATATCACCTTTCTTTGGCTTAATTTTGCTTGTATTAACAATCAACATATCACCATCTTCAATCAATGGAGACATTGAATCACCTTTTACAGTGATTATATTATGAACTTTTTCATCTATTCCCGGTATAGCGGGCAACTCAATATACTCAATTCCATCATTTATGTTGTAGCCGTTACCACCGGTAAAGGATGAAACAAACTTTTGAATATCTATTGTTCCGACTTTGTAAATACTTTTAATGTTTGTGCTAATAGCTCCTCTTGCCATATAAATCCTTATTTATATCAATTCATCAACTAATGAATCATTTAGCTTATTTAGATATTCTTTTAATATCTCTCTTGCTTTTATTTTCTCTTCTTTTGAAAGCTCATTTATTATAGGTAATCGAACTGTTCCGGAAACTTCTGTAAAGTCTGCATTGCTTTGAACCTGCTCTTTATTATTTTCACGAAGCATCTCACCTTCTCCGGTGAGATACCAATTGTAATTAAGATTAGCTTTCGATAAAAGCGGTAATATTTTCGAGGAATAAGTGCTTTTCTTTCCTGGTCCTAAATATTTATCAGAACCACTCAAAGCAATACCTATTTTCTTGGCAAAATGGTCATAAGACCAGCCCATTTTAGATAAAAATATTTCCAATCTTTCAGATGGTTGCATATCCCTAAAAATAAATATTAAAAAAATATAAAAAATATCAAAATCTCGAAAATTTTATTTGCACATCTCGAAAACTTTCCTTATTTTTGTATTAAGATTTTAAACATATTAAAAATATTTAAAATCTTTTATAATGTTCTTTTAAAACCGGTCAGCATAATTGAGAAGATGACAGACCGGATATTTAGAAACAAATTGTTACTGTTATGGAAAAATTCTTTACAATCGAAGTATCCGGCAAATTCCCGGTGAAACTTGACGCTAAAACGGCTGTCGCTGTAAGCAGTCAGTTAAACATTATTATTGATAATCTGAAAAAA
It includes:
- a CDS encoding helix-turn-helix transcriptional regulator, giving the protein MARGAISTNIKSIYKVGTIDIQKFVSSFTGGNGYNINDGIEYIELPAIPGIDEKVHNIITVKGDSMSPLIEDGDMLIVNTSKIKPKKGDIVAVVLNDNLMVKLFDPGAVCLHLTSINQDYEPIRVYEEDTCIIVGIVWKVIKDV
- a CDS encoding phosphoadenosine phosphosulfate reductase family protein encodes the protein MFDNRIKQIFDTINKSFETINKPYLSISWGKDSILLLYFVRQVNPKVKCVYLNSGYALPDTYEVRDRLLQEWDMNYSEIKSDYFAIKDFKPPDQRTKQEQKKYVDILKKIPFDKFAKENGYDGNFWGIRACESIGRKHLIKTNGLLFKSSNGLYRSSPIGWVTNEELWYFYDKFNIPMNLIYTKTKFINKDQIRNTGWLSTDGEDRGRIIWLRHYYPQQYKKLITMYPYLRGIT
- a CDS encoding N-6 DNA methylase, which translates into the protein MSFFQESVKKKYVNELNKELLDDKFRQFQSYFNNPEIQENIRKAKEEQFQEGFLRELFVNIFDYTLNPHPNYNLTTELKNIANSKKVDGAILKGDDAVAVIELKGTDTSDLDKVEAQAFGYKSHNPKCNYVIISNFEKLRFYISNAVEHISFNLFRLTREQFAVMWLCLAKDNLLNDIPLKMKESSLMQEENITKKLYADYSKFRNAIFSNLVIKNPEIDKLLLFKKTQKLLDRFLFIFFAEDRLLIPPNSIREIINQWETLRDVLDEYMPLYDRFKKFFNYLNTGYKGKNYEVFAYNGGLFEPDEILDNITIDDNILYEHTLKLTQYDFDTEVDVNILGHIFEHSLSEIENVQAEIRGEKVETQKSKRKKDGIFYTPKYITKYIVENTVGKLCLEKREEIGIIDEEYAKGRKNRKRETILELDKKVTDYRNWLLNITILDPACGSGAFLNQALDFLIYEHQKIDNLRAALFEEGLVFADITNDILENNIYGVDINEESVEIAKLSLWLRTAQVGRKLNSLSKNIKCGNSLIDDPAVAGDKAFNWEKEFPVQMSAGGFDVVIGNPPYVRADTDDAEFIKQREWLTNNYETLYEKWDLMTAFFEKSLKLLKDNGSFGFIASNSITTSKFAFRLQDWIINNFKIRSIDYYDDFVVFQNVGVVPITIIVDKDYSNKNGIIEKFYRKSEFENYQIKKIDLSKLESHNIEELRSQIFKKEFSKSLINVKNELLGNICYISVGMVINADEIKSKGEFSKDDLISEFQDEIHSRMYVEGKNIKRYKIDEYKFLEWNTDRVPNKLRRPTFPELYQGDKILRGRVTEGLFDNTGIICNDSIVVFKKYLDLEGINNLSINNSITKNGNRKRNELEEISKQYDLKYLLAIINSKFALKYLNNIRKHRLENYFYPDDFRKLPIPNISPEAQLPFIELADIMLEKNKELKEKENKFLELLKAEFNIQKLSTKIENWSKHTWSDFEQELKKAKITLSGEKKEDWFERFNRYKSQTDELKSIIDMTDRKIDQLVYQLYELTEEEINIVEGE
- the cas6 gene encoding CRISPR-associated endoribonuclease Cas6; amino-acid sequence: MRIKIDFETSGVMDVPYRQFENLQGLVMSLLSKYDNINWLHNEGTREKRVYKPLCYSHFIGNRKALKHNWRYFGNFSLYISSPMPAIIFSIEKLLKERSYFRFCNKTIVSINYEIIDTENVKSHTFSTLSPIVCSTPITLTSGKIYQKFLDAFDIDFSRILQDNLKNKAKAFYNLELNGKFEIIPEFDKSEVISKFHLYNYKNSVIKAMSGRYKINADSNYLYVANNCGLGSRNALGFGLINIIGDNSNAEN